The Roseiconus lacunae genome has a segment encoding these proteins:
- a CDS encoding NUDIX hydrolase yields the protein MTFSATSCHMDCPPVKPSTRRKRGVVAVIFRDAKLLVIRRALTVTAPGKLCLPGGGIEKGESEEQALVREMEEELAIRVTPVQLCYRSVTSWGTNLAWWYAELHEQEHPTANPAEVADVFWMSREEVRIANDLLPSLPPFLVAWERGEIGLDCDWC from the coding sequence GTGACGTTTTCCGCTACAAGCTGTCATATGGACTGTCCGCCCGTCAAACCCAGCACTCGCCGTAAACGTGGTGTGGTCGCCGTGATTTTTCGCGACGCCAAACTGCTGGTGATCCGACGCGCGCTCACCGTGACTGCCCCAGGAAAACTGTGCTTGCCCGGCGGAGGGATCGAAAAAGGGGAGTCGGAAGAACAGGCATTGGTTCGCGAGATGGAAGAAGAACTCGCCATCCGCGTCACTCCAGTACAACTATGCTACCGCAGCGTCACCAGCTGGGGGACCAACTTGGCTTGGTGGTATGCCGAACTTCACGAACAAGAACATCCAACCGCGAACCCTGCCGAAGTCGCCGACGTGTTTTGGATGAGTCGCGAAGAGGTGCGAATCGCGAACGATTTGCTTCCCAGTCTACCGCCGTTTCTCGTCGCCTGGGAACGCGGTGAAATCGGTCTTGATTGCGATTGGTGCTAG